CCGGTCCAGCCCCAGCAGCGTGGCCGCCGTGAAGACGCTGTGATTCATGGTCACGTTCTGCACGAACGTATAGTGCGCGGCCTGCAGATCGGGCGCAGGAATGTTCGCCAGATGAATCACGCTGGTCGCCCCGTGCATAACCTCCAGCGTCTGTCCCAGGTCAGTCAGATCGGCGCGCAGAACAGCCTTCAGGAAACCGGGAAATTCACCGTCCGGCCTGGGAATGGGCTGAGCGTCCACAGCAATGATCTCGTGACCGTGTTCCAACAGGTGTCTCAGAGCGGCGCGTCCGGCCCGGCCCGCCGCACCGGTCAGTACCACCGGCCCCACTGCCGGAGCCTGGGAGCCGTCCGTTACCACGCGTAGGCTTCCGGGGCCTGCCCGCCGGGGCCAGGCCAGATCTCGTCCAGTTTGTTCAGGATCTCATCCGTCAGCTTGATGTCCAGCGCCCCCAGTGCGCCTTCCAGCTGCTCTACCGTGCGTGGGCCGATAATCGGGGCCGTCACGGCAGGCTGGTGCAGCAGCCACGCCAGGGCCACGTCCGCCGGCGACTCGCCAAGCTCCCTGCACAGCGCCTCGTACCGCTCCAGTTGGGGGCGGTGCTGGTCGATCTGTTTTTGCATGTTCTCGCTGGCGCGGCGGCCCTCGCTGGCTTTTTGTAGTGCGCCGCCCAGCAGACCGCCACCCAGTGGGCTCCAGGGAATCAGGCCCAGGCCCAGCGCCTGACACGCCGGAATGACCTCCAGTTCGATGGTGCGCGCCGACAGGTTGTACAGGCTCTGCTCGGACACCAGGCCCATGAAGTGGCGCTGGGCGGCCAGGGTGTTGGCCTGCGCGATGTTCCAGCCCGCGAAATTGCTGCTGCCGACGTACAGCACCTTGCCCTCGCGCACCAGCCCCTCCATCGCCTGCCAGACCTCCTCCCAGGGGGTGGCGCGGTCAATGTGGTGCATCTGGTACAGGTCGATGTGATCGGTCTTCAGGCGGCGCAGGCTGTCCTCGCACGCCTTGCGGATGTGATACGCCGAGAGCTTCTGATCGTTGGGGCCGTCGCCCATCTTGCCGTAGACCTTGGTCGCCAGCACGATCTTGTCGCGGTTGCCAGGATTCTTTTCCAGCCAGCGGCCCACGATCTGCTCGGTCACGCCCTCGCCGGGTTTGCGTCCGTACACGTTGGCGGTATCAAAGAAGTTGACCCCCCGCTCCAGCGCCATGTCCATAATCCGGTAGCTGTCCTGCTCGGTGGTTTCAGGGCCGAAGTTCATGGTGCCCAGGCAGAGTGGGCTGACTTTCAGGCCGGTGCGGCCCAGGTGACGGTACTCCATAAATGACGCCTCCTTGAGTCTTGCTCTGACCCGACGCTACACCCGCGGGCGGGGCAGCGTCATCCCGGCGCGGCCTTCATGTTTAGCAGGGCACATCCTCCGTTGGCTTCCCCGTTCACCCCCTCGCGGAAAGCTAAAAAATACTGCTGGCTGGGCAACTCCGCGTCTCCTGTTCATCAAGAAGGAGGGGGTGGATCATGTTGGGCAGCCATCTGACAACCCTGTCATGAAAACAGACGGCCCCGATCAATCTGGAGGCCGCCTGCTGAAAAAACATCTGCTGGTCAGTTGCTGTTTCCCGAACCGTCCGGGCCCGGCTCTGGCCGCACCACCAGCGTTTCGGGTGGTGTCTCGTGCGCGATCACGCCTGCACCATGCCCGTCCGCCATCTGTCCCCCGAGCAACTGGCGCAGTTCCTCAATCACGGCGCGCTCCTTGTCGTTGACCTGCTCGCCGCCAATGCCCAGGAATCCACCCTCCTTGGCGGCCTCGGCAGTGCGCTGGGCCACCAGCAGAAGCATCTCGCGGTAGGCTGCGGCGTCCTCCTCACTGGTCTTGGCATTGACCAGCCACATGGCCTGCCGCACGCCTTCCAGGCTCTGGTTTTTCACGTCCTCAACGTTGCGGGCGCGTTCCTGTTCCGGGGCGCGGGCACCAGGCTGGCCCAGCAGGTCAGCGGCCATGGCCTCCATGAGAGGCGTGCGGTTTTCCCGGCTCACACTCTCGCGCACGGCAGCGGCAATCGCGCCGGCCTCGGCCAGCAGCCCAGTCAGACCACTGGGGCTGGCAGCCACCACTGCCGCACCCGCCCGTCCGGGGCCGGTCATCACCTTGAACCACTCGTCTGCCGTGAAGTTGTCTTTAAGGCTCATGTGCCCAGCTTAGAGCAGCTGGAATGGGGCCAGCATCGTCCCCTCATTCACGGGCCTTTATCTGATCCAGATCGAAGCGTACCCGCTCAGTGTCCTCGGCCACCGACCGTTCGTCCGGTGCGAGGCCGTGACTGCCAAACATCCCACCCGCCGCGCGCATGCCGCCCAGCGCATCGCCGCGCCCCCTGTCCGTATCCACCAGCGGTTTGATCCGAAATGCCACCACGATCAGGACCACGGGAAGGACGATGAAGATCAGGATAGCGGGCAACACCTCAGCAGCCCGACACGCCTGTCACATCATCCTGGTGCTCGAGCAGATGGGCGCGTCCCCAGGTGTCGATCGCGTTGATCACGCTCTGAAGTTCCAGGCCCACTGGGGTCAGGGTGTAAACACTGCGCGCCAGCTTGCCGTGCGTATCCTCGGTGCGCTTGCTGATGATGTTCAGCGTTTCCAGGTGTTCCAGTCGCTGGGTCAGCGTGGCGCTGTTGCAGCCGCCCACTGCGCGGGCCAGCTCATTAAAGCCCTTCTCGCCGTCTAGAAGAGAGCGGACGATATGCAGCACCCACTTCTCCTGCAGGACGCCGATGGCCCGGTACACCGGACAGAAGCCCTTCTCTGCAACGGCAGAGGGGCCGGGAGAGGAGAGTTTCGTGTTCATGGAGGGATTCTACACCTAAATGCAAAACCAATTAAGAAGCAGATTACATCACTTGACTTTTTAAACTGGTTGCCGTAATCTCCTACCCATGACTGCTACCCTGACCCAGCCCCTGACCGTTGCCGAAGCCATCGAAACCCGCCGCAGCATTCGCAAATTCGTGCAGGAGCCCATGAATCAGGGCGATCTGCGCGAAATCCTGCGTCTGGCCAGCCTGGCCCCCAGCGCCTGGAACGCCCAGACCTGGCGCTTCGCCGTGGTGCAGACCCCTGAGATCAAGGAGCAATTGCAGGCCGCCGCCTACGGCCAGGCTCAGATCGGCAATGCACCCGCCGTGATCGTGGTCTACAGCGACATGGAAGACACGCTGAACACTGTGGAAGAAACGGCTCACCCCGGGATGGGAGAGCAGGGCCGCGCCGGACAGCGCAAAACCTTCGAGGGCGCTTTTGGGGGCCAGGATGTCGCTCAGCGCGGTCAGTGGGGGCTGAGTCAGGCCAACATCGCCTTCGGTTTCCTGATGCTGGCGGCGCGCGGCCTGGGCTACGACACCGTGCCCATGTTGGGCTTCCAGCCCGATAAAGTGCGCGAACTACTGGGTCTGCCCGAACACGTCCAGTTCGCTGGCCTGCTGCCCATCGGTAAGCGCGCGGAGGATGGCTTTCCTCACCACCGCCACAACGTCGAGCGCATCACCACCTTCTACTGAGGTCCGCTTGATCTTCAGAACCGCCCTCCGAAGTGGGGGCGGTTCTGTTCTGATCCGGTGTTCTGAATGGCGCTCGGCATATTTGCCTATTGACGTAATTCGCTACCAAGATTACATTTCCGTTGAATCGTGCCTGCGCTGCGCCGGCTGGCTTTGCCAGCTACATTTCTCCGTCCTCTCGCCGCTAAAGTAGGTTGCCATGTCCAGACGCCCCGCCGCCCTGATCTTTATTCTCATCACCGCGTTAATCGACATCATGGGCATCGGACTAATCATTCCCGTCCTGCCGGGGCTGGTAAAGGAACTGGCCGGGTCCGAGGCGGCAGGGGCACGCGATATCGGTCTGCTGACCGCGGCCTACGCGATCATGCAGTTTGTCTTCGCCCCCATTCTGGGCACGCTGAGTGACCGCTACGGGCGGCGTCCGGTCTTGCTGCTGAGTCTGCTGGGCGTGACTCTCGATTACCTGCTGCTGTACTTTGCGCCCAGCCTGTGGTGGCTGCTGATCGGTCGCCTGATTGCCGGGATTACCGGGGCTAGTCTGACCGTCGCCAACGCGTACATCGCCGACGTGACGCCGCCCGCCGACCGGGCCAAGAATTTCGGGCTACTGGGAGCCACCTTCGGCGTAGGGTTCATCCTGGGTCCGGCGCTGGGCGGCGTGCTGGGAGAGTACGGGTTGCGCGTGCCGTTCCTGGTGGCGGCGGCTCTCAGCGGCTTGAATTTGCTGTACGGCTATTTCGTGTTGCCCGAATCGCTGCCG
This genomic interval from Deinococcus humi contains the following:
- a CDS encoding aldo/keto reductase — encoded protein: MEYRHLGRTGLKVSPLCLGTMNFGPETTEQDSYRIMDMALERGVNFFDTANVYGRKPGEGVTEQIVGRWLEKNPGNRDKIVLATKVYGKMGDGPNDQKLSAYHIRKACEDSLRRLKTDHIDLYQMHHIDRATPWEEVWQAMEGLVREGKVLYVGSSNFAGWNIAQANTLAAQRHFMGLVSEQSLYNLSARTIELEVIPACQALGLGLIPWSPLGGGLLGGALQKASEGRRASENMQKQIDQHRPQLERYEALCRELGESPADVALAWLLHQPAVTAPIIGPRTVEQLEGALGALDIKLTDEILNKLDEIWPGPGGQAPEAYAW
- a CDS encoding winged helix-turn-helix transcriptional regulator — encoded protein: MNTKLSSPGPSAVAEKGFCPVYRAIGVLQEKWVLHIVRSLLDGEKGFNELARAVGGCNSATLTQRLEHLETLNIISKRTEDTHGKLARSVYTLTPVGLELQSVINAIDTWGRAHLLEHQDDVTGVSGC
- a CDS encoding nitroreductase family protein → MTATLTQPLTVAEAIETRRSIRKFVQEPMNQGDLREILRLASLAPSAWNAQTWRFAVVQTPEIKEQLQAAAYGQAQIGNAPAVIVVYSDMEDTLNTVEETAHPGMGEQGRAGQRKTFEGAFGGQDVAQRGQWGLSQANIAFGFLMLAARGLGYDTVPMLGFQPDKVRELLGLPEHVQFAGLLPIGKRAEDGFPHHRHNVERITTFY